CCAAAACCGCATTAGGATCAACACTGAACTGCGTGGAAAAATTGGGGAAAAACTGTTGCAACTCGACAGTATCTTCACCCTCAATCTCGAACCCAGGAATCTCATCTGTAGCGCGAATTGCGTACGCAGTTAGAGACTGTAGATTAGCGGTGAGACCAGTAGTATCAATAAATCCCTCCCAAGTAATAGTGTCACCAGGACGACCCGCTATGTCTAAAATGGGGTCATCGTCCAATTGTGCTGCTGGTACGGTTATGGGTATCGACGCTCCATAAGCAGGAAGTCCAGCTACTAAAAGAATTGTAGCTATAGATAAACCTTGAATTATTGCTAAAATCTTCATAACTAACTCCTTCAAACATGTAAGAATTCAGGTGCAAGGTTTAGGCAAAAGAGAGGGAAGAACCTAACAACTGTGCGAGTGAGCAATTAAAGGCTTCGCCGATCGCAAGATTGTGTTGACCTAGAAGCTCGATCAGCAGAACGCGAATGCGTACTGGCATCACCCCTCAGTTAACCTCACAATACTGTTGCTGTGGTCGCATAGATAAACCTGGAATTAATGCCAGAATCTTCATAACTAACTCCTGCAAAACCTAAAGTTTTTTTGACTTTGTTAACCCAATTGTATTGATGGCTTAATTTAGATCTTGCACCTCTCCGTACAAACCCAGGTTAAGTAAAAAAATGTCCTTTTGTCTTTTGCTTTCTTAAAAAGGCTCCAAATCCTCCAGCTAGAACTAAGCCAAAAATAGTTGAGGTTTCAGGAACTGCAGATGGTCGTATCTGAAACCTCAGGACGCCCTGTTCTGGAAGCGGAGAACCGAATTGATCCGTCACATCTTTGCCGTTTACATCAATTGCAGATAGTACGCCAATTTCAAAAGCGACTTTTCCATCATTATTGATATTAGGCCCTAAAGTGATAATAATCTTTTCTACTAGCGTACGGATAGTGTTTGGGGGGAACCCTGGACGACCACCACGAAGTCCTATTATGGTGACCAAACCTGTGTCAGGATCTTTGACGGAATCGACAGAAAAAATAGGCCAATACTCTCTCAAAGAGTCAGCATCAGCGCCCTCAAAGCTGAAGTCAGCAATCTGATTTGAATCCCACACTCCGTACATGTCGAAGGTCTCTAAATTAGCAGTGAGACCACTAGTATCAATAAATCCCGTCCAAGTAACAACGTCACCAGGACGACCCACTATGGCTGGGATGGGATCATTGGGCAATTGTACTACTGGTGGGTTTATGTATATCGACGCTCCATAAGCAGGACAACCAGCTACTAACAAAACTGTAGCTACAGATAAACCTTTAATTAGTGCCGAAATCTTCATCATTAACTCCTGCAAAATCTTAAACTTATTTTTACTTTGGTTAATCGAACTGTATTGTGTATAACCCTTGATGCTCAACTCAAATAGTTTTATCTGTACTCAAAAACGCTGTAAATAAGGAGTTATTTGATTCAGGGATTAATCAGTTTTGATAAGCGTTGTAATAGAGCAAAAACTTGAAAATCTGCTAATATTGTACCTTCCTGCTTTGCTTTCTTAAAAAGGCTCCAAATCCTCCAGCTATAACTAGGCCAAAAACGCTTAATGGTTCAGGAACTGACTGTACTTCAAACTCCTGAATACTCCTGAATTGATCTGTGACATCTATGCCGTTTATATCAATTGCAGATAATATATCAAACCTAAAATCAGATTTTCCATCATTGTTCAGTTGAGAGCCTAAGGTTATAGTGATATCATTAAATTTGTGGTTCACGTTTGGGGGTAACCCTGGAGGGCCACTAATAAATCCTATTATGGTGGTTAAATCTGTATTAGGATCAGTACTTATCTCCCTGGAAAAACTAGGAAAAAGCTGTGCATTCTCATCAGTACGCTTAAAATCCAACCCAGTAATCTCATTTGAATCAAAAGATGCTAACAGGGTTAGGGATTGTAGATTAGCGGTGAGACCAGTAGTATCAATAAATCCTGACCAACTAATAGTACCACCAGGACGACGCGCTATATCTAAAATGGGGTCATCGTCCAATTGTTTTTCTGGTGTGGTTATGTAGAACGATGCTCCATACGCAGGAAGTCCAGCGACGAACACAACTGTAGCTATAGATAAACTTTGAATTAGTGCCGAAATCTTCATAACTAACTCCTCCAAAAATGTAATGATTCATGTGCAAGGTTTAGGCAAAAGAGAGGGAAGAACCTGAGAACTGTGCGAGTGAGCAATTAAAGGCTTCGCCGATCGCAACTTTGTATTGACCTAGAAGCTCGATGGGCAGAACGCGAATGCGTATCGGCATCACCCTTTAGTTAACCTCACAATCCCGCTGCTGTGGTCGCCAGTTCTTCAAGCTTGCGATCAAGCATTTGTGCGACTGCTGAGATTTTCTCGTTTTGGAATTGTCCCAGAAGAGACGACGGCTTGTCGTAGACGATGTGAGTCTTTCCGTCTTTGCCTTCGTACACAAACAGTCGCAAGGGGACGTAAAGTCCGACCCCTAAATTTTGTTCCAACATTTGTCTGGCAATTAGGGGGTTTCCAATTATATAGAGCTTGCCCTTGACGCCCTCGAATGCCAGGGACATGAGACTACCATGATCAATCTTTGTAAAGGTCATAAAGCCATTACTTCCGACCTTTGACTCGAACGCCTCCCGGAACTCATCCCACGACTTGCTAGCCAAGATAATTTGTTCAACGATCGCCAAATCAATCTTATCTGCGATCGCCATCGACTCGATCGCTTCTGCGACCTGATCGAAGGATTTGTTTGAAGACACTATGACGTGCGTCCCCGGTACAGTTAAGGTTTCCATTCCTTCTCCTTCTTGGATGCTGATACAGCTTTCAAATAGGGTTGTGTTGCCAAAAATTAGAAAAACCTAGTTGTAGTAGCTCAACAAGTTGAAACTCTGCTATTGATCCCGCTTCTATTGGGTCAAACTCTTGATAGATTCGGGCGATACCGGATGCTGTTACGCTTCCTCTAGGAGAAATGGGCAGTGTTTGCACTTATCTTAGTGCTATTTACCACTGAAGAAAAATAAGTAATGTAACAGCATGACCAATATTCGCCTACGCTGATAATGTGCCACTTGACGACGTGACCTGATCTGCTATAGCCGCCGCTTCACCATTAGAACGAGGGAAAAATCTTTGGCTAAGCCAGCGAGTCAAGGTATGAGAGAGCAATCCGAAGGGACCAGCAAACAAACAGACAACAAGCGAGTGAGTTGTCCAGATACCCATTCGCTGCCCTTCCCAATAAATCCAGCGACCGACAAACAAATCCACCACCACAAAATGAGTCCACCCAGCTGCTACAGCCCTTTCGTCTGCAAATAATTGCGTAATATTCGCCAGCCGAGGAGTGAATAAGGCTAGAGTTTCTGGTGTGATGCTGCTAACGAAGAAGTACAAATACAGTAATGCCAAAGCCACGAAGGGTACATATGATTCCATTACCCGCCGTGTGACTCCCCAATTCGGCAATAGAATCATCAACGCCCAAAAGGGCAAAACAAAGAGAGTAGCGACATCGAACAGTTGAACAAGTGTCATAGCTGCTTTCTCACATTAGTACAAAATTTGTTTACGATTCAGATAAATTTTTGCTGAATATATCCTCAACAATCAAAGCCAATATAGCTGCAAAATCTTTTATCATATTAAAGCTAAACTTGTAATAAACAACGTTTATTTATATTTTTTAGCTTTGCATACATTAAAATATTTATCATCATCATAATAAATATTTAGAAATTTAACTGCGCTTTAGCTTTATTAGCTATTTTTTACCAGCCCAAACTCATCTAAATTTACAGAGCCAAGTTTTTGAAACATATCTTGTAGAATGGACATTTTGACCGCCCTAATGGTGCAAATTACAAAGTGTGATAGCTTAAAATCTATCTCGATTCCTTTCTCAAAATTAAATGAAATTCATAACTAACCAAATTCTAATTCTCTAATATTTATGATCCTAAATGCTTTGCCTTTTTTCAGGATAATAGCATTCAAGCGAGGTTTTAAGTTCAAGAAAATACTTTCATTTTAGCTGATTTATACTGCCATAAGAAATCTAAACAATTTGGTTTAATTACTCAATTATGGGCTATGCAAGCTATATATATAAATGCTTTCAAAAAAATCATTCAATCTATTTTTTTTCAGATTTAGCTAGTGTTTTTGCAACTAAATGGGGACTCTTAACTTGCACATTTTAAAACCCTTATACAGTGAGGCTTTTAGAAATTTCGTAAAAATGTGCAAGTTTCATATTTTGCTGGCGCGTACTCGCGCTAGTAGGAGGCTCATATCTTGTACTTTCCCATATAATCCTTGTTTTACCAGGAGAAGTTTCAAGAAAATCATACAATTTTCTTAATTTTTACAGCTAAATCAAGTACTTTTGGTTATGTATCTAGTATTCTAATTACATCAATTTTTTGTTGCGTTATTTATTTACTAACCAAAGGAATATAAATCTTCGATTCATTTGATAGTACCACTCCTCAGAAAATTATGATAGTGTTCAAAGTAAAAAAAATATAAAAGTTTAAGGAGATGTCATCAATTGCCTAAGCTGGAATCAGAACGCTTGAAAAAGAATAGATAACAAAGAAACGATGACGCGTCGATACGCATTAAGAGATGACCAATAAGAGAAAATCAAAAACTTGCTGCTAGGGCGAGAGGGCTATATGGGAGTTACGGCTAAAGACAAGCGATTGTTTGTCTTTAGCCTTGTTGTACCGATATTGAGGAGGAATTAAGAAGAGAGATTTGGGGATTTACCTTGTGATTCACACCCGTACTATGGCGGCGGTCAAAGACCAAACTGTAAAAGCCGGTATTTCAGCACTTAGGAGAAGATGCCGACAACGAATATGCCATGATAGACTCGACGATTGTCAACGCCCACCACCATAGTGCGGGTTATGGGGGGTTAAGGCAGTTCAACAAGCAATTGGTCGCAGCAAAGGTGGATTGAGTACCAAAATCCATGCAACAGTAGATGCTTTGGCGAATAAACTGAGTTTTCATCTCACCCCAGGACAAGCGTGCGATTTAGATAGAGTTGACCAACTATTGCCTGAGTTAGTGGCTGACACCATATTTGCGGACAAAGCATAGGATGCTTTGAAGCGAGTGATTGAAACACAAAAGACAAAAGGCTTGACCGTAGAAAATCCACCAAAACGTAATGGCATCACAGCACGTAATTACAATCAACACTTGTACAAAGCCCACCAACGTAAGTGAAAACTTTTTTGCCAAGCTCAAGCAGTATCGAACAATCGCCACTGGCAATTGACAAATCTGCCACCAACTTTTTGGGTGAGATTTATAGCAGGAAACAGGAAACTCTTAACAGGGAAAAGGTTTGAAAGCCGCTTCGTGTCCATGTTTGATGATTAGTCCTTGTCCTCAACTATGCTTCAACTGCTATATTTGGTTGCTTCTGTTATCTGCTTGATTTGCTCACACACCCTAGTGTTCCTAACTATGCTAGGAAAGCTGATATTGTAAAGTTTAGTAAAAACAGCGTAACTTTTAGACTTCTACTTGAAGAGTTAATAAAGCTCCATGAATATAGGGTAAAAACAAAATCAACTAGTGTTCATTAGACATGTTGCTACGCAATCGTCATCATAAAAGTACAAATTTCTAGCAAAATAACATCACACTGCAAAGAAATTTTGCAAGATGTCTAGCGATATATCAACAGTACCAGGAATAACAAATTACCCATGAACTTACATAAGCGACCTGACGAACTAGAAGAAAAGCATTTGCATGTATTGAGTGAAACAGATGATTTTAACTATGCTGCGTTAGACTGTAAAACCCGAATCGTTGTTCAGCAGCGTACCAGAGAGATTAAGGAGCGGCTAGAAGATGCAGTTCAAGCTATCTGGCATGTTGGACAAAAACTTGTTGAAGTTAGAAATTGCCTGAGTTATGGGCAGTTCACTAGTTGGCTGAAAATAGAGTTCCAGTGGAGTCGCAGCACAGCCTACAACTATATCAATGTCTTTGAGACATTTGGCAGTTGTCCAAATTTTGGACAACTGAACATCGCTCCCTCTGCTCTTTATCTCCTTGCTGCCCCTTCTACTTGTAAAGAAGCCCGTGAAGAAGCTTTAGAAAGTGCGAAATTTGGAGAAACCGTAACATACTCTAAGGCTAAAGCCATTGTTGGTAAACACAAAAAATCAAGTCAGCCTAAAAATAATAATCAGTCAATAAATATAGATCCCTGCATTGAACCTCTAGAAAGAAAATCATCCGCTGCTGTCAAACCAAGTTTAAAGTCAGATGTGCCTCTTTGTCAGATAGACAAACCCGACACTACAGTCGTAACAGAATTATTAGAGCAGGTTGGAGAAAATATCAACCAATCTCAGGTAGATGACTTTGAGTTGAGTACTGATGTCTGCGATCTACCCAGCGACAACAATGAACAGCGGTTGGCTAAAACTGTAATAGAGAAACCTTCTTCAGAAGAAACAGCAGTAACAACAATAGCGAAAAGCCAGTTGTCTAAATTTGTGGATTTTGACGCTCGCTGTTTTGGTCATTTACGAACACAACCTATTTCCATGAACACTGATGATATTTGCCTGTTGTTGATTGCTAGCGTGAACTACCTGACTGACGAGCAGATCATCAGGGTATGGGAAGCGATCGCTCACCGCATTCCTTGTGAATTCCGCAGCAGTCCAGTTGAAATTGATTAGTTCTCAGTAACAGACTCTTAAAATTGGCATTGCTGATGGCGGTTTTCGCTTTTCTCTAATGAACTCACCTAGGAGTCAAAAGTCAGGGATTTTTGAAATTATCGCTACTGGCTCCTGAATTTCTAATTGTTGGGTGTATTTCAATGGAGAGAACCTTCGCACAGCGCTGGCTCTCTAACTCCTCTCCTACGAGGACAAAGAAAGTGATGCCTAGCAGTGTAGATAATTTTTAAATCAGCCGCCACAGTTTTGTAATCTTTCTAAAACAAAACTACTCGCTTGATTAAATTACTTCTTCACAACTTACAGAGATATTCTTTAAGCTTTATGAAAAAAATAATTAACATAATTTATTGAATTTAATAATGTTAATTAGTATTAAGTACGAATAATTCCATAAAAATCAGCTGATAACTTAGTAAGCAACTGTTTTTCTATTCAGGAATTTGTCGTGTTATCAGAAATAGAAATATTTAAAAATAATTAAATTGTGGCAAAAAAATTCGTTAAAGGATTTACAATCTATGTGTTGCAAGAGAATGCTATCGTTCATCCTTGGCTCAACGCTTTTTTCTCGACTTAGAACATTGACTGCGAACTACTGGAAAACTGCAAAATTTTACAGAGCAATATCTTTCCAATCATTGATTTCGCCAGTTTCGCCAATATTACGCAACTAAAACCCAAGGTTTGCCAACTGCTTAGTACACCTAGTTTGGCAGTAAGAAGAACCGAAATCAACTGTAGTTATACCGAAACATTGTGGAGCGTACTTGAGTTTTACACCTTTTAATCAAGAAATGATATCAGTCATTTTCGACTCATACTAAGTTGAGAATTATATGTTGTGATGATTAGACAAAAGCATCTATACAGAGTTAAAAGGCAGAGATAA
Above is a window of Nostoc sp. UHCC 0702 DNA encoding:
- a CDS encoding PEP-CTERM sorting domain-containing protein, producing MKILAIIQGLSIATILLVAGLPAYGASIPITVPAAQLDDDPILDIAGRPGDTITWEGFIDTTGLTANLQSLTAYAIRATDEIPGFEIEGEDTVELQQFFPNFSTQFSVDPNAVLDGIFTGYRSGPPGLPPNYFGSLVSKVTITLGDQLNNDGQVDYRIGISSAIDANGKDVTDQFNIFEFEVQPASVPEPSSIFGLVIAGGFGVFFRKQNRKVQA
- a CDS encoding PEP-CTERM sorting domain-containing protein, which translates into the protein MSIKGYTQYSSINQSKNKFKILQELMMKISALIKGLSVATVLLVAGCPAYGASIYINPPVVQLPNDPIPAIVGRPGDVVTWTGFIDTSGLTANLETFDMYGVWDSNQIADFSFEGADADSLREYWPIFSVDSVKDPDTGLVTIIGLRGGRPGFPPNTIRTLVEKIIITLGPNINNDGKVAFEIGVLSAIDVNGKDVTDQFGSPLPEQGVLRFQIRPSAVPETSTIFGLVLAGGFGAFLRKQKTKGHFFT
- a CDS encoding PEP-CTERM sorting domain-containing protein — protein: MKISALIQSLSIATVVFVAGLPAYGASFYITTPEKQLDDDPILDIARRPGGTISWSGFIDTTGLTANLQSLTLLASFDSNEITGLDFKRTDENAQLFPSFSREISTDPNTDLTTIIGFISGPPGLPPNVNHKFNDITITLGSQLNNDGKSDFRFDILSAIDINGIDVTDQFRSIQEFEVQSVPEPLSVFGLVIAGGFGAFLRKQSRKVQY
- a CDS encoding DUF302 domain-containing protein; translation: METLTVPGTHVIVSSNKSFDQVAEAIESMAIADKIDLAIVEQIILASKSWDEFREAFESKVGSNGFMTFTKIDHGSLMSLAFEGVKGKLYIIGNPLIARQMLEQNLGVGLYVPLRLFVYEGKDGKTHIVYDKPSSLLGQFQNEKISAVAQMLDRKLEELATTAAGL
- a CDS encoding DUF4281 domain-containing protein, with the translated sequence MTLVQLFDVATLFVLPFWALMILLPNWGVTRRVMESYVPFVALALLYLYFFVSSITPETLALFTPRLANITQLFADERAVAAGWTHFVVVDLFVGRWIYWEGQRMGIWTTHSLVVCLFAGPFGLLSHTLTRWLSQRFFPRSNGEAAAIADQVTSSSGTLSA
- a CDS encoding DUF3102 domain-containing protein → MNLHKRPDELEEKHLHVLSETDDFNYAALDCKTRIVVQQRTREIKERLEDAVQAIWHVGQKLVEVRNCLSYGQFTSWLKIEFQWSRSTAYNYINVFETFGSCPNFGQLNIAPSALYLLAAPSTCKEAREEALESAKFGETVTYSKAKAIVGKHKKSSQPKNNNQSINIDPCIEPLERKSSAAVKPSLKSDVPLCQIDKPDTTVVTELLEQVGENINQSQVDDFELSTDVCDLPSDNNEQRLAKTVIEKPSSEETAVTTIAKSQLSKFVDFDARCFGHLRTQPISMNTDDICLLLIASVNYLTDEQIIRVWEAIAHRIPCEFRSSPVEID